Below is a genomic region from Pleuronectes platessa chromosome 5, fPlePla1.1, whole genome shotgun sequence.
GTTTGGTAAACTGGGTCTTATGCTCTTATGTCTCCTTCTAATTATTTCTCCATGTACAATGTACTCAAATAATACGTATTGTGTTTGAAACCTGTTGATTCAAATAGAGATCATCCCTTGTTGAGTTGTGCATCAGGTTTTAGAGCTGAATGAAGTGTGGCAGTGTCTGAAAGCGTTTTACATTTGGTTgtgacagacagaaaaatggCTGCTAACATCAGCACAGAGTACAAGATGAATGATAAGTTCATGTTGATTCAGGTCTTCGtcgtcctctttctctgcattaACCTTCTGCTAATTACGACCTTTTTCACCAAGGAGGTCTTCTACACCACCATGCGCTACGTCTTATTTGCTGTCACACTTATGTCTGACTGTCTACTTTTATTCCTGACTAACATCCTGCTCCTTTTGACTTACTATCGCTATACGATACAAATGTGGTTGTGccttattatttatatcatttCGTCGCTGTACATGTTTGTGACACCGGTCACTCTGACAGCGATGACCCTGGAGCGCTACGTGGCCATTTCCCTGCCGCTGCGTCACGCAGAGCTGTGCTCCCCACGCAGCACTCTGCACGGAATCCTCATCATCCACAGCCTCAGCTCTCTGCCCtgcattgtttttctctccatcttctttgcATCGGCCTCCTATGGCTCCAACACACAGGGCAGAACGTGCTCTGTGGAAATCTTCATCATCCACAGGTGGCAGGGTCACCTGAGATCAGCGATTAGTCAGTTTTACTTCCTGATCATGTGCATCACAATCGTGTTTTCCTATGTGAAGATAATGAGAGTGGCCAAAGCTGCATCAGGAGAGGACAAAAAGTCCACATGGAGAGGACTCAGAACTGTGGGGCTTCACGCTttgcagctgctcctgtgtctcatccagCTGTGGTGTCCTTTCATAGAATCTGCTGTGCTTCAAATCAATCTCATGTTATTTATCAATGTCAGGTTCTTTAATTACATAACTTTTATTCTTGCTCCaagatgtctgtctcctctcatttatggcctcagggatgaaatgttttttaatgccCTGAAGAGATTAGCTCTCTGTGGTTTGCGTAAGAAACACTGATCAGATTTGTATCGATTAACAAATTGTCATGATGTTATATTATGACatgttttagatttttaatTGCGTCTCTGGCTtgatttatattgttattttaaaataaagaaatgttttcccAGTGATGTCAGGTATTTTTTTTGCAGAGCATTGAGTTTGTGCACAGCCTTTTCACAAACATAGAGAGAACGTACACAgcttacatttaaatcaaacaccaaCTACTGTCACAGAGGAGCACATCAACGTTTTCAGGAAAATGGACATTTCTTTAACTGTAGTTGATGAATTCAGATTTGACTTTTAACTTCCCTTGTCATGAATTGGGACTGAAGGCCAAAGTCACAGAGATCTTCATTCTGTTATCAAACCACAACTCTCAAAACTTCTTATCTATTAattaaataagtgtggaattatatatagttataaatattgGTGTTTTGGGGTGACGTA
It encodes:
- the LOC128440475 gene encoding odorant receptor 131-2-like, with protein sequence MNDKFMLIQVFVVLFLCINLLLITTFFTKEVFYTTMRYVLFAVTLMSDCLLLFLTNILLLLTYYRYTIQMWLCLIIYIISSLYMFVTPVTLTAMTLERYVAISLPLRHAELCSPRSTLHGILIIHSLSSLPCIVFLSIFFASASYGSNTQGRTCSVEIFIIHRWQGHLRSAISQFYFLIMCITIVFSYVKIMRVAKAASGEDKKSTWRGLRTVGLHALQLLLCLIQLWCPFIESAVLQINLMLFINVRFFNYITFILAPRCLSPLIYGLRDEMFFNALKRLALCGLRKKH